TTTAGTATCGAATTCGGTgccatattaatattatatcggtacggtatggtacaagATTTTTTCAGCATACTGAGTATTGATACATTATCTATATTGAATACTGATGTTGAACCAGTAAAGTATGATAAGTTTTGTAATATATGATTCGGACTAGTATTACGAACTATGGTCTTGCTGGGCAGTGTTGGGGCCACTAGAGCCGCACAAAATATGCAAATCTTACTCGATCATGCATCAAAAACGAATCATAAAGTCCAACATGTAACACAAACACAGCCGTTGTAATTGCCCATCATGACGGTTGGCGAGAACCTAAAGCGTGTCCCTTACGGTGGCGCCCGGACGGTTCATGTGGAGCGCGAAACCGTAATTCTAGCAAAGGTTGGGGCTTATTTTCCACGCTTTCTCCCTGCCCTATATAAGAGAACCGAATACTACTGGCTTTCTTTGATTTCGCTGGAAGACGAAAAAAGTGATAGGGCCGAGTGAGAGAAAAAAGATCGAAgaagagaggggggagagagaaagagagttcGCCTCGCGGTTCCCAGATTTGAGGGCGTTTCACGtttttctagggttttggagtgtgggagaggagagagatagagatTTGTTTCTAAAGAGATAAGGTAAGTTGGAGAGAGCTAGCGTTGCCTTTTATCTTTCTTGGAGGCAATCATGAAATCTAGcgtcttctttttctcctcgaGCGTTTTATAACCTTTAGCTACTAAATGTTGGTTTGTCGGCCAATTTAGTAGTTATAGTTGTTTCGCATGTAGCGAAagcggaagaaaagaagaaatcctAGTCGGATATGAATCTTTTCGGGAGAGCAAAAAGGTTTTAAGACGCTTTTTTGgacatttttctcaattttttttttttcaatgatcaAGAGTTCTTGCTTCTTTGCTAAGATAGGAAAACTCTTCGTTCTTCTCTAGAGTTCATGAAGTGATAGATTTTCTTTTGACCTAATCTTTTTTAGCTAAATTTGCATTTCGGGTGTCTATTTTCATAGGAATTTTTCTTCTTAAGAAGTACCCTTTCGATGAATTTCTGCGATTTTTCTTAATGGATCttctaattttctttattttccgaGGAAGAAGAATctaattttctctctttcctcttttgGTTTGCTGCAGCAACTGGGGCCCATTATATCTAACAGTAACTGATTTCTCTGGAGGCTCGAATTTTGGAGGAGCAccactcttcctcctcccttcctctccccttcctctccttccttcgCGTCAATTTGCTGGTGATATGCACTAATAAAGAAGGCTGGCTCTGTTTGTGCGCGGAGGATTTGTAATGTTGATTTAGGGATCTGGAAGGGAAATAATAATGCAGCGCTCTCTTTTGGAAATTATTATGGATGGCCAGAGTGGCGGAGAAAAATCAATCTTAGCATCGATGAAATTTGCTGTTCTACCAATTGCGAAGGTCTTTACCATGTGCTTTATGGGATTTCTGATGGCCTCCAAGCATGTCAATATTCTTCCTGCAAATGGCCGGAAGCTTCTTAATGGGGTAAGTCAAAGTTTGTAAGCCATCACACCACAAATTATGCTAAAAGCTTGATATGCTTTTTGTTTACTAAATTTCTATATATGAAATATATGGCACAATTGCCGCACAAATaataatttcttcttttttccgtcTTTTTATCCTTTATTTACAGTTGACGTTATACAGCCTATCTGTGATAGTTCATGGACTATATAACAGCTTCCAGATTTGTTTGTTGTTTAACgaattataattttcttttttaaagtaTATACTCAATTCCTGAAATTGCTCTGGAAGATTCGGATCATTGAGTGGTGGGTGGGGTCATGAGTTGTTGAATGCTTCAGGCTGCGTGGCTTATCAGTTGATAGAATCTGTTGGTTTTTCACGAGTTATAACTTCTTGATTTAGATGATCAATCCTGTAATTGTTGTTGAAGAtgtaaaaaatttaaatcagataATCGAGTTGTGGGTAGGGTGATGAGTTGGTGACCAAAGCTGCATGGCTTATCAGTTGGTTACAAAATTTATGATATTAAATCATTTGTTTTTATGTAGATTGTAGAAGTATGGTTGATGAGAGTATTCCTGAGTTCATGCTTTCTTTTTGgttttaattattataatagATACAAGCATAAATAATTAGATGAAAAATAAGAGCACAGTCTGTTAGGAAGGAAGATACTGGCAAAGGATTGGAATTATCTGGAAAGATTGCCCTTTTCAGCACCTTATTACTAATTTAAATGCAGGTGGGTTCCATATAAATAGGCTTGGTGGGTGATCTAATGTGGGTCCCATTGACACTTGGGCATATATGTCAATTGTCAACATCTCAGCTCACCTTGCTGGTTACATGAAAGTTTTGTAACATGGAAACAGAAAATTAGATTCCTGCATGGAGGTTGCACAGTTCTGCTTGGGGAAACTAGTTCTCATAAACTGAAACGGTATTCTTCATGTGCATTCTTGAAAATGGTGCCTCTGAACTCCTTGTATTTCATTTTCATTGACAACATGATTGCCTTTTTGCTTGTACGCTTAATGATAGCTATTTGTTTCCTTCTTATTTTTATAACGCTGATCCACAACATTTGTCTGATGCAAAGGACAATGTCCATCTTCTCAAATCCATCTAATAGTATTATTGGGGCTACCGGCAAAACTTTGTCTCTTTAATGTTCAACTTTTATTGAATTACCAAAATGATcatgattatagaaaaggtaTTGAAGTTCATACGTGAAAGATGAATAAAGGAGATGGATTGTCCAAAAGTAGCTTTTCAATTCTAACAGAAATTGATGAACGAACTACTGTAGGTATGAACTTGCTTTCTGAGCAAAGAAAAAAACTTACAAGCGGAAATGTGTTAGCCACTTGGTAGCTAATATTCCTTTGCATTTTTCACAAGATTCATGTCAAAATAATTGACTTCCAGTTCCTTATATTTGTTGCAGCTagtcttttctcttcttcttccttgcctGATATTCTCTCAACTTGGACGGGCAATCACTTTGCAAAAATTGGTAGAGTGGTAAGATTTCTTCATATAGCCTGTTGTTGGGATGCGAATAAGCTAGATATGCATGTGGAGTTGTTTGTTTAATTTCCATGCAACCATCATTGTTGAGTATATGAAATGCAAACTCTTCTGTTTCAGTTTTTCCGAATTTTTTCTTGTAATTACGTAGCATTTACTATGGATTTTGCTGAATGTTGACTGCCTTACCAATTAAGATGCATTTGGATCCAGTGTGAATAGTGCTTAGTAGATACCATACTTCCTGGATGATGAAAATGGTTGATATAGTCCATATTTGTAGGTACATTTACAAAATATCTATTGTCGTATATAGATTTTTTTCCCCACCTGGTACCTGATGCTTCCAAATGAACTTCTcaatattctttttttctagCAATTAAGAACTTCACTCATATAGGGTTAGTGTAAAAATATTACATTTTCTTTACCTCCCTGATCCTATGTATATGCTTAGATTTATCATCTCAAAGGATTGGTTCTCATATCACTGCTTGGTTTGCTTTTTAGAGCATAAAGGTTTAAAATCTACGGTTACTCTTACACTAGTATGGAGCTCGTGCTCGCACTCGAAGAAAGACAGGAAACTAGGATAAACTGACATTGGAATGAGAATGCTCCTCTAAGGGAGACCATGCGCTCCAAGTAATTTTTATTCTATATAATTTTATGGCGTAGAAGGCTTCAGAATTATCCTGGACTCCTCCCTGTGTGATAAGGAAGTGTGATGAAGGCCTTGGGGTCAAGCACGTGCATGCTGGATTCCAAGGCTTTCCCACTATATATAGTGGATGATAAAGAACATTGGTTCATTCTCATTTTATGATATCATAGTGCACTTTTTTTCTGATTTCTTCAAAACCAATTATAAATTCCTTCCTCACTTTCCAGTTGAGGATATAAAAGATAAAGAGACTAATAACTTTGTGTGTGCAGGTGGTTTATCCCTGTTAATGTCATTTTGGGAACGATATCAGGTTCACTAGTAGGTCTTATTGTTGCATCCATTGTTCGTCCCCCATATCCATACTTCAAGTTCACCATTATACATATTGGGATTGGTAAGTTACCTTATTCTTTGTAAGATTCTGTGGTGGTAATTtactatcttttcttttttctgaaatAATGTGGCTGCATACATTATTTCTGGAAGTGCTATGGTACTTGTTTATTATATACTAGTATGCTGCACTGTAATGCACATTAAGTTCATAAAATGAGAGAAAATTGCAAGTATCAGAAAATTGTGAAAATATCATATATGCATAAGAAGAGTTGTTtagataataaaaaattaaatataaattaaagacaaaaattaTGTGTTAATGGTGccataattaattgaactttCTAGAAGAGCACAAATAAGACGTATTTAGGACAAGAggaccttaaaaaaaaaaggttggggggaggagagagaagTAAGTTGAAGGGGGGTGGTGTTAGATACTGTGTGGGAGCCCAGGGGCTAGGGAGTGGGGCATGCAGCAGGGAAGAGGGGAGAACGGGGCAGTGGCAAGGGCAATGAGAATGGAATGACATGCAGAGGTCATatctatgtacatatatatgcatgtataccATTTGTATGAACTCTGTATTTCAAATTGGTTATAATTCTCTGTTTGCTTGATGACACATATGACAAATCGATGATTGTTAAGTTTCTGGTCATCGATCCTATCATGTGAGCAGTGTGTTTTCATCGTGGTTTTTGAGGTGAAGGTGTAGAATTAATCTCTTTTTCTTCACAATTTCTTGTGTCCTGGGTCATGCTACCTGCCATGATGCCTACTTTCTTGATATGGAGGAATGTAACTTGTCAGCACCAATGTTGCTTTAGTATCATCATCAAATGTTTGTCTTCAGTTCTGTTATGAGCCATAACCAGAATGTCCTACCCTTGTGTGTGTAAGACTACTTGCTATTGCGTCAATGGCATTGTTGATGTCACCACTAAGTAGCTAGTTTTCTGCAATCTTGGCTTTATATTATGGGTGAGAGGCTTGTTGCTCTGTCAATGAATACATGAAATCCCAAGCTATTGATGCCTAACATCAATTTGCTATTTTTTCTGCAATGTATAACTGGCTTGGTCTTGCATACAGGGAACATTGGAAATATACCTCTTGTTCTGATTGCAGCTCTATGCCGAGACAAATCCAACCCCTTTGGTGACTCTAGCAAATGTAGCCAAGATGGGAATGCTTACATCTCTTTTGGTCAGTGGGTAGGTTTTGGTACTTATGCTTGTTACAAGTTCCATTGTGCATATACCGCTCACATATTGTACTTTTGAACTCCTTTTACCTCCCTGCCTTGAACCTATTCGTGCTTGTTGGTGATATTCATTTCGATATGAACTGCTTTAAGGTCATCGGTGTGGTATGTTTttgttccatgtctttgataaTTTCCGCACTTTAATTGTACCAGCATGGTGGATTTAAGACAGGCTCAAACCTCTTGAGTAATCGTTGGAAATTTCAAATTAGCTCTATAATTGTTTTAATATTTTTCTGCAAACAATTGTAAAACAGTTGTTTGTGGAAACCACTTTTATATTTATTGTCAAGATTCAATCAGTCAAGAACATGCAACATACCATTTTAAATAAAACAAACATATCACCTGTTTTGCTATAACTGATAAGATGCATTCCTCTGCATCTGTCTGATCGTGTCTATTCTAAGCATTTTCAATTCCATAGGACTATTTAATGGTAGATTATCAAACAGAAAGGGAAAATGCCATCATTTTTAATATAACTAACGCAAGCTTGTTACCGTCTTAATTTTTTTGGTTATGCAGTTATTTGGGTTGGTAAAACCTATGAATTTATTTGTGGCAGGTTGGTGCAATTGTTCTGTACACTTATGTGTTTCAGATGCTCGCACCACCACCTGGTGAAACCTTTGATGGCACAGAAGAGGAGGATCTTCCAACTAAGAACCCTGTCAACAATGGTGCACCTGAACAAGTGCCTTTGCTAACTTTTGAAGAGCCTGGAACAACAAGGTTGGAATCTTCAAAACAAGGAAAAGTAAGAAGTAAACTTTTCCATACTGCGATGTATATAATTCTCATTGTTGCTTATGGGAATgagcaccaaaaaaaaataaaaattatggcagaggtgttttcttttaaatttattttatatgcaGGTTGTTGTGAAAAAGCGAGAACCCAAAAATTGAAACTGTACCTGCAACTGCATGGGAAAACATCATTCCTTTGTTTTATATTATTTACTagtatcataaatgaaaatccTCTGTAAAATGAAGCTTTGTAAGTGCTTCATTTTATCTCACAGTTATAGTGAGGTTTGGAATAACTTTCATGCTATAGCTTAAATTTGTTCTCTCCCTCATCAAGAGACTCATGATAGAATTGTGATTGTGATTGTAGGTATTATGTTCTTACTTCTTAGTGGTCAAATTTACTAGTTATAATTTGAAGGGAATGCTCTTTACGGAATTTACTTATTTAAAAAGATTTGTTTTGGTCTGTCATAGTTCATGTTGTTCAGTTTTCTTCTAGTAAGCCTCTCATCGTATTGTATATACCTTTAACCTTCTTTTTCATTATCTCTAGGATATAGAGCTATATACACATATGTCTGTacattatatgtatgtatgtatgtattactATACATAACTGTGCCTTTGTTTTGTACATAGccgtcccaaaaaaaaaaggaactctCATAATCTAGGACCTATACAAAaaggctagccgaaaggtattttttgagtttcttagtcttgtataagtacccaagatctttcTAGCGAATAGCCAATGTGGGGCTAAATACACGCTCGCACGAATGCTTACATACTTCTCCTGTGCAAGCCTTGACGCCCTTTTCAGGCTAAGGGTGCaaatcattcaaatctaatcacaagcaccatgatcGGCTCGTGGTCAGCCTCAATAAGTCTATGCTGCAGTGTCCCGTAATCTATATGGACCATGGACCGGATccactctgatatcatttgtcaCAACCTAGGATCttatccaaaaagactagccggaaggtattttttaggttctttagtcctgtataagtatccaagatctttcCGATGAataattgatgtgggattaaacacacgcccacacggATGCTCACAAGAACATTTGATGATATTAAATGAATTGACTTAATAATTGTTACCCCACTTTACTACTTGTTTCTCTTTGTTTTTTcaaagcattttcagcatttacAAAGCCTATGTTTTAGGTTTTGCATGAAAATTCTTGTAAGCATTATTTACTGCAGACAACAATGGCCGGTCTGAGACAGGCCACTCAGCTCTCCAGTTGGCCTtgaacattttattttatttttgactgATGAGTTCAGATTCCAAGACGACCTCAAAAAAATAGCTCTTAGACCAGAATTTCTTTAACCTTTGGTACAAGTAGTTGAGGCTGTGAGTCTATGACTTACTGAGCTGAAAACCTGGTAACATTATTTCAGGCAAATGACAGCTGTAAATAGCTAAATAACTAAAGTTTCAACTGCAAGAATAttacttattattttttgattatttaCTGTAGGACAGAGGTCATCTCAAACTCTGTGAATGTGTTACCACAGTAAGGGGCGTCTGAACAAAATTATACACGGTCTTGTCCATGATATACATACAAACTTAAAATTAGAATTAGAAAATTCATATATGGACAACACATTAGGCATGTAAACATTGTAGTGTGAAGTGTACCGTTCATGTCTTGGTATGGTTTGTAACATGATATGTCCCCGTATCTACCCGTGGTTTATCAATATGTCTTACATGGTACAGTACGGTCTTGGTGGTATGGGGAGTATCATACCACAGTATGGTCAGTTTTCAACACTTGATGTAGAATTTGCTTGTTTACTTTATTCCTTTAATACTACTGTATATCAGAATTTGCATATATGAAGCTTGCAGTGGTATTTGTGATACTAGATTTAATTGCATTATATTAAAGTGAGAAAATTTTCTTGCAAGTAATAAATTAACTGGAAGCAGAATCAGCCCCAGAATGTGGTACATGTACTTTCCTAAGATGTATGCCATGTGAGAATTGTCTGCTTGAcagtaaattattttatattttgtgatGCTGCTAATACAAACATGGCCTTATGGTACTGAACTTATAATGTGATGTGTAAGCAGTAAGATCACAGTTATTCTGAATAGTAGTTCAGGGGCAAAGAACAGGCCCTTATTGcttgttatatttttttgtttgggATTTGGATCTGAGAAacatttttttctgaaattgTCTGTGGAGTGTGTTTTGGCTAAATGTTTACTGACATTCTTTTTGATGCAGCTAATCAGCCAATTATGGTATCTTGTCGAAAAATTGAAGTTAAAACAATTTTTTCAGCCCCCAATTATTGCTTCTGTAAGTATagtcattttatatttttaaaaagatatGGCATGTCCAGTACTTCACATGTTGAAACATACATGGCATTAGCTCAAATTCCTGATGCTTACATGATAATCCATTATTAATGATAAGAATAACTTTAAATCATAATGCAACAGCTTTTGTCTTTACTTGGTAATCTCAAAAAAGTTGAAACTATGCAGTCCTTATTGGAAAATGATCCTGATAGGGTCATCATCATTCTGGATGATTTAATTCCTTCAttgttttgccttttttttttttttctttttttgagaaatatggTGAGAATGTACCTCCAAGGTTTGAACCCTAGACCTCTGCCAAGTGGAGATCAATGCCAACCACTTGAGCTAAGGCTGGTTGGCTAGTTGGTGTTCTTTTCAAGCTGGTATATGTTCTGCATTATAAGTATGATGTGGAGATGCCGGACATTTTGCAGTTATCAATTGGCAGGATTCTTATGATAGCTCCTTACCTAAAATGTCTCTTAATTCTTTGGACTTATTGCTTGCTTTCTGattgaaaattaagttgaagGAACTTTGCCAGAATTGCTAGTTTTATGTCTTCTGTTGTTATTGCAATTAACTTTTGTGTACATGCTTACAACAGATACTGGCAATCAGTATTGGTACAGTACCATTTTTGAAGCACTTCATCCTCAAGGATGATGCTccactcttcttcttcactgacaGCTGCCTCATTCTTGGGTATTCTACACCACCCTTCATTTTActtgtctttcttttttaaataagATCATCCAACCTGTTCAGTTAGTGTATAATCGCTCATGAATTATTCTTCTTAAATGCTTTAAAAACTCCATTAATTCTGATTGGTATAATGAACAGcgatgattatttttttttacttgggAAAAGTGCCATTATCATTGTTCACAAAACATTAAACTTACTCCTCTTGGATGAACAGTAGGGGTTCCTTTTAAAAAGCAGATGTATTTCTCAGCCCTCCGCGAGTCCTCTCGCATCTTGGAAGAAGAGAACAATGTAAGGTTGGATGCTGTCAACTTGTCGAAGTTTGTTCAGTGATAAAGGAGACAGGCTTATCTATAATTATATTGTCCTTATTAGTGATTAAGTTGAAAAAGACAAGTCTCATATAAATGACCAAATACGCATtaaatatatccatatttatgtacatatatgtcTGTACATGCCCTGTTTTGACGGGGAAAATATTTCAAGGATGTtgttatgtatgtatgcatgtatgtacaaTTGTCCATGCTAGTCTGTTGCAACACTCGCGCCTTTCAATGAAGCACAGTGCTGGAAACGTGTGGAATTGATGGCTAGTGCCTTTAGTGAAAGATTCATGTTGGACTGGATCTTTTTACTGCTAGACTAAATTTCAGCCACTTCTTGGGATGTATGCATTTACTTGCCCAAGCTTATGGATATCTTGTTTTGGTGTTTGGGGCAGCACCTGGTGAAGTGATAATGGAAACTAAAATTTTTTCTTGGTTTTTTTATTGCTTGGTGGAATATATTGGTAGGTTGATCAATAAAGAATGTTGTAAGGTAGGTAACTTGGTGTACATTTTCAAATAAGCAAGACAATGCATGCAATGCAGTAAGACAGGAAACATGAAAACAGGAAATTTTGTCAAAGGTTTTGTCTTGCATTTGAATATATCGTGTTTTTAGCACTTTTTCAGTCTTCCATTTTAGATTCAATGTTTTATATTTGTTTCACTATCATCCATTGAATTGTAAACAAATAATCTATCATCAGTAGTTGCTttccttgcatttttttttaaaattttatttttggagaATGTAATTGTAAAATTCAAGAAACTGTTACCCACTTGCTCGAATAAATTATGAATGCTTGTCTCATGGTTAATGAAATGTGATGTCCTTTGCTGCATATTATCTGTACCAAGCATGTTTttgtgttgttgttgttgttggtgTTGGTGTTTTGGTGTAtcctttgctttttttttaattgttttttctttttggtgggTGGGTTGGGGGGTGCGTTGTGATACTTTCTTTTGTTGTTTAGTGCCTTGAAATTTCTCAGTTTCTTTCTATTCACTGAACTTTACAATTAATGCCTCTTGTCAGGGAAGCCATGATTCCATGTATTTTGCTCGCTTTGGGTGGTAATCTTGTTGATGGTAAGTCTTCTATTACACTCTCTGTAGTAATTCTTATTCCTCTTGAATCTTGCTTCTATCCAGTAGTTATGTTCAGATTGCTCAGCATCATAATATTTGGGGTCTGACACATAAATTAGTCCATTCAATCCCCTGCTGGTCTTTTATGCATGCAAGCCTAACAGCATTATTATGAGTGAGTGCAAAAATATGGCCTAGATGTTTGATGATGCAATGATGTTTATCATATTATGTATGAGGAAAAGGAAACTTTATCAATGTATTATATATGTACCTTTATAATGACAGGAAATATAGACTTGGAGCAATATGCCATTTAAAGAATTGTGCTAAAATGTTCAGAAGGCTAATTACATGTGCTATGATAATATGGAATGCAGTTTTATTTAAAAAGGTTTTTTTGCGTTGATATTctcctaaatattgaaatttgcatgaataccctcctaaaattgatatttgcatgtatacccttataaaatacttgttttgctcgTATaccctttatttttcttttttcttacggAGGTGCCCACACCATCTAATGACTAATGCTGTCAAAAAATTAgcgatttaaaattaaaaatgactgaaatatccttaatgggtagatatgcaaaagaaaacatttataagggtatatatgcaaataatactTTGCGAGAGTATTCATGTAGTTtcacatatttaggagggtttacgtgcaaaaaaattaattttattttttctatttcaacTTGTTTTAACACTCGGATTTGTTTAGTGCCTGCTCCCTAATATTTTCCTTAAAAAgattgcttaaaaaaattgattcgACAATTAGATAACAAAAAGAGTCATAGAAGTTCTTTCACTAATTATAGGATTAATCTACTTTATTCTTCTTCATTTATAACAACCTCTATATCTTATTCCATCGAAACATAGgttataatatttattgttataGATGCATATATGAGGGCATACATTAGAATATAGAAAAGGATTAGAGTCTCTTAAAGGCACACGATAAATTACAATGATCAAGCTTTCTTGCTATTGCTATACTCATGGGTGGAAGAACATCAATCATCCCTAAGCAAAATCATTGAAGGACTTCGAACTCTTCATACTTATTAACAACCTCTATGGCCATGTgaatatatttaacatttgtTTTGTCTGCTTAtctatattaaatattatttccCTTTAATGTATACCTGCTTTTCCAGATTTTCAAGTGTTTGTTTCATATCATACTTTCTTGTTATCTTCCAGATCTGCATTTATTCATCTCTCTGCTTTTTCCCATTATAATACACTATGTTAATGCACCTATGACGTACCAAGGACTTTCTTAAAATTTGCTTGATTATTTCGAAAAACTTTTGCTTCCACCCTGTATGTTTATATAATATTCTAAGATAATTTTCATATATACAAGTGTTATGGGGCAGCAAAATTTTACTTATGCTGTGATGTAAACAAAATCCTTTATTTCCTGAGGAGCCCTGCTAC
The Phoenix dactylifera cultivar Barhee BC4 chromosome 3, palm_55x_up_171113_PBpolish2nd_filt_p, whole genome shotgun sequence DNA segment above includes these coding regions:
- the LOC103702170 gene encoding protein PIN-LIKES 6-like — protein: MQRSLLEIIMDGQSGGEKSILASMKFAVLPIAKVFTMCFMGFLMASKHVNILPANGRKLLNGLVFSLLLPCLIFSQLGRAITLQKLVEWWFIPVNVILGTISGSLVGLIVASIVRPPYPYFKFTIIHIGIGNIGNIPLVLIAALCRDKSNPFGDSSKCSQDGNAYISFGQWVGAIVLYTYVFQMLAPPPGETFDGTEEEDLPTKNPVNNGAPEQVPLLTFEEPGTTRLESSKQGKLISQLWYLVEKLKLKQFFQPPIIASILAISIGTVPFLKHFILKDDAPLFFFTDSCLILGEAMIPCILLALGGNLVDGPGAGSKKLGFRTTAAIIFGRLVLVPPAGLGIVTMADKLGFIPKGDKLFKFILLLQHSMPTSVLSGAVANLRGCGKESAAVLFWVHIFAVFSMAGWIVLYLVILF